One part of the Tunicatimonas pelagia genome encodes these proteins:
- a CDS encoding N-acyl homoserine lactonase family protein produces MTHTLSKPIRFKEGDGALHGFTTGRVKVKSKFRTAQGNAFTSKINFLLDRQFTEYMPIMVWVLDHPEGVFVVDTGENAKVSNQGYFKKEGPLANYINTKSFIFDVEPEEEIGPQLKRLGYSESSIKSVVLTHLHLDHFDGLHYFETTDIVINQLEWEKPSFALPSLYPEWFSPSTVQLKEASDRHFKHSLPLVASGEIKLVHTPGHTVGHCSVLVKTADMHYLLAGDITYNQHQLQNNIYAGGHQSFRLSGSTYQAVREYASKNKLVYLPSHDNQALDRIQNDTYLTTGLR; encoded by the coding sequence ATGACACACACATTATCAAAACCAATAAGATTTAAAGAAGGAGACGGTGCGCTTCACGGCTTTACCACGGGCAGGGTTAAGGTCAAATCCAAATTCAGAACTGCCCAAGGCAATGCATTTACCTCCAAGATTAACTTTCTTCTGGATCGCCAATTTACAGAATATATGCCGATTATGGTTTGGGTACTCGACCACCCGGAAGGAGTATTTGTTGTTGATACGGGAGAAAATGCCAAAGTGAGTAATCAGGGGTACTTTAAAAAAGAAGGCCCTTTGGCAAACTACATCAACACCAAATCATTCATCTTTGACGTTGAACCCGAGGAGGAAATAGGCCCCCAATTAAAAAGACTTGGCTACAGTGAAAGCAGCATAAAAAGCGTGGTTCTTACCCACTTGCACCTTGACCACTTCGACGGCCTACATTATTTTGAGACTACCGATATTGTGATCAATCAGCTAGAGTGGGAAAAACCTAGCTTCGCCCTGCCCAGTTTATACCCTGAGTGGTTTTCGCCAAGTACGGTTCAGCTAAAAGAAGCCAGTGACCGTCATTTCAAGCACTCCCTCCCGTTGGTTGCATCTGGCGAGATAAAACTAGTCCACACTCCAGGACATACTGTTGGACATTGCTCAGTACTGGTAAAAACTGCTGATATGCATTACTTGCTAGCCGGGGATATCACTTACAATCAGCATCAATTGCAAAACAATATTTACGCTGGCGGACATCAAAGCTTTAGGCTTTCCGGAAGTACCTATCAGGCAGTTAGAGAGTACGCCTCAAAAAACAAACTCGTATACCTTCCATCCCACGATAATCAGGCATTGGATAGGATACAGAACGATACATATTTAACGACCGGGCTTCGTTAA
- a CDS encoding HAD-IIA family hydrolase — protein sequence MDIQLFKSIADQYKVIFFDAFGVLKNYEGLIDGVEETMNYLHERNIGFYVLTNDASRSPAELCNSFQQLGLTDITADKIISSGMLAREYLGYKVKQGTVAYLGTPESAHYLESLALKTISIKNLELAQAEEIEAVVFMDDEGFDWSEDLNKLLNLLRRRNIPVVVANSDHTYPVSKSRIAIAIGAIADMVENLIGKRFLRFGKPDAQMFVFAYDHVQPFHPTDKSEVLMVGDTLETDIIGGNKFGLDTVLVLSGNTAPHQAEQAILSTGITPTYVCDSIAIT from the coding sequence ATGGATATTCAGTTATTTAAGTCTATTGCCGACCAATATAAAGTCATATTTTTTGATGCGTTTGGAGTGCTAAAAAATTACGAGGGATTGATCGATGGGGTTGAAGAAACGATGAATTATTTGCACGAGCGAAACATAGGGTTTTATGTGCTTACCAACGATGCCTCGCGTAGCCCGGCTGAACTTTGCAACAGCTTTCAACAGTTGGGTCTTACGGATATTACCGCAGATAAGATTATCTCTTCGGGTATGCTGGCCCGCGAGTATCTGGGCTATAAAGTAAAGCAAGGAACCGTAGCCTACTTAGGCACACCTGAATCTGCCCACTACCTGGAAAGCCTAGCGTTGAAAACAATTTCTATCAAAAATCTAGAGTTAGCTCAGGCCGAAGAGATTGAGGCGGTAGTGTTTATGGATGATGAGGGCTTCGATTGGAGTGAAGACCTTAACAAATTACTCAACTTACTACGTCGCCGCAATATTCCGGTTGTGGTTGCCAACTCTGATCATACCTATCCGGTGTCCAAAAGCCGAATTGCCATTGCCATTGGCGCCATTGCCGATATGGTAGAGAATCTCATTGGTAAGCGCTTTCTGCGGTTTGGCAAGCCCGACGCTCAAATGTTTGTTTTCGCCTACGATCATGTGCAACCTTTTCACCCCACTGATAAAAGTGAAGTACTAATGGTTGGCGATACGCTAGAAACCGATATTATCGGGGGCAATAAGTTTGGACTAGACACTGTACTCGTACTCTCAGGAAACACAGCTCCGCATCAAGCTGAACAAGCCATTCTCTCTACCGGAATCACCCCAACGTACGTATGTGACTCCATTGCCATTACGTAA